From Bacteroidota bacterium, one genomic window encodes:
- a CDS encoding MFS transporter: MKLRAFSRVVLLLSFVSLFTDISSEMLYPVMPLYLQSVGFSAVWIGFLEGFAQLMIGLSTGYFGKLSDRTGARMPFVRIGYFLSAFAKPMMILWNSIGWIFFSRVSERLGKGIRTSARDALLADESEEKDRGKIFGFHRAMDTLGAAIGPLIAIAYLAVHPGDYRFLFWLAFIPGIIGAGATLFIHEKKKQKISDSPRPGFFSYFKYWKISSSGYRKIVLGLLAFAVLNSSDSFLFLISHLKGIGDEDLILAYVLYNLVFALLAYPAGLFADKFGMRNTVVLGLAFFSIAYFGFSQMTESWMLYVMFAIYGLFGALTDGVTKAWLSRECLKADRGTALGFYKSLSSIISLGSSLLTGFLWMYISPSFSILYSAVGTVLIILYFLVFIPVDKLHSPIK, from the coding sequence ATGAAACTACGCGCATTTTCACGGGTTGTTTTGTTGCTTTCATTTGTCAGTTTATTCACTGACATCTCCAGTGAAATGTTGTACCCGGTAATGCCATTGTATTTGCAATCGGTTGGTTTTTCTGCAGTGTGGATTGGTTTTCTGGAAGGCTTCGCGCAACTGATGATTGGATTGTCGACTGGTTATTTCGGGAAATTATCAGACAGAACAGGAGCCCGGATGCCTTTTGTGAGAATAGGATATTTTCTCAGTGCCTTTGCAAAACCGATGATGATCTTATGGAATTCAATTGGATGGATTTTCTTTTCCAGAGTCTCAGAGCGATTGGGAAAGGGTATCAGGACAAGTGCACGGGATGCATTACTGGCAGATGAATCGGAAGAAAAGGACAGAGGAAAAATATTTGGTTTCCACAGGGCCATGGATACCCTTGGGGCTGCTATTGGTCCTTTGATCGCGATCGCTTACCTGGCTGTACATCCTGGTGATTACAGATTTCTTTTCTGGCTTGCTTTCATTCCGGGAATAATTGGAGCAGGGGCAACTCTTTTTATTCATGAAAAAAAGAAACAGAAAATTTCTGATAGTCCACGTCCCGGATTTTTTTCATATTTCAAGTATTGGAAAATTTCATCTTCCGGATATCGAAAAATTGTTTTGGGATTACTCGCTTTCGCAGTGTTGAACAGTTCTGATTCTTTTCTTTTTCTCATATCACATCTCAAAGGAATTGGTGATGAGGATTTGATTCTCGCATATGTTTTGTACAATCTTGTATTTGCTTTGCTTGCTTATCCCGCTGGACTTTTTGCTGATAAGTTTGGAATGCGTAATACTGTAGTTCTTGGTTTGGCCTTCTTTTCAATCGCATATTTTGGCTTTAGTCAGATGACTGAATCCTGGATGTTGTATGTGATGTTCGCAATTTATGGTTTGTTTGGAGCCTTGACCGATGGGGTTACGAAAGCATGGCTATCGCGTGAATGTCTCAAGGCCGACAGGGGTACAGCACTAGGATTTTATAAAAGTTTATCCAGTATTATTTCCCTGGGATCAAGTCTCCTGACCGGGTTTCTCTGGATGTATATTTCTCCTTCATTTTCAATTCTTTATTCAGCGGTTGGAACGGTCCTGATTATTCTGTATTTCCTGGTATTTATACCAGTTGACAAACTTCATTCACCCATCAAATAG